The Flavobacterium sp. HJ-32-4 genome contains a region encoding:
- a CDS encoding DUF4271 domain-containing protein gives MHCLFIIIAINGITYLSSLKTYQNLIVSHLFYFILYLCALEIAPYYFLYYWFTKS, from the coding sequence ATGCATTGTTTGTTTATAATAATTGCAATAAACGGCATTACTTATCTAAGTTCATTGAAGACTTATCAAAATCTGATAGTGTCTCACTTGTTTTATTTTATTTTGTATCTTTGCGCACTTGAAATTGCGCCCTATTATTTCTTGTATTACTGGTTTACAAAAAGTTAG
- a CDS encoding uroporphyrinogen-III synthase, which yields MKVKTILVSQPEPKVDNSPYHELQQKHKVKIDFRPFIHVEGVSAKDVRLQKIDLNHYTAIILTSKNAVDHFFRVAEEMRYKIPETLKYFCQSEAIAFYLQKYVVYRKRKIYVGQKDFADLAPLIKKYKDEKFLLPASDQLNADAPQVLNNLKVDWTQATFYKTVMSDLSDLADVYYDVLAFFSPTGIKSLFKNFPDFEQNNTRIAVFGSTTQKEALEHGLRVDIMAPAPEAPSMTMALDKYIAKVNKEK from the coding sequence ATGAAAGTGAAGACTATCCTGGTGTCACAGCCGGAGCCGAAAGTGGATAATTCGCCTTACCACGAACTCCAGCAGAAACACAAAGTTAAGATCGATTTCCGGCCTTTCATCCACGTCGAGGGCGTAAGCGCGAAAGACGTCCGGCTGCAGAAAATCGACCTGAACCACTATACCGCCATTATCCTGACCAGTAAGAATGCCGTCGACCATTTCTTTCGGGTGGCAGAGGAGATGCGGTATAAAATCCCAGAGACCCTGAAGTATTTCTGCCAGTCAGAAGCGATTGCGTTTTACCTCCAGAAGTATGTGGTCTACCGCAAGCGGAAAATATATGTCGGACAGAAAGATTTCGCCGATCTCGCGCCGCTTATCAAGAAGTATAAAGACGAGAAGTTCCTCTTGCCGGCGTCCGATCAATTGAACGCCGATGCGCCTCAGGTACTTAACAACCTGAAAGTCGACTGGACGCAGGCTACGTTCTATAAAACCGTGATGAGCGACCTTTCAGATCTCGCAGACGTTTACTACGATGTCCTGGCGTTTTTCAGTCCGACCGGTATCAAGTCGTTGTTCAAGAACTTTCCTGACTTCGAACAAAACAATACCCGCATCGCGGTTTTTGGAAGCACCACACAGAAAGAAGCCCTCGAACACGGACTCCGGGTCGATATCATGGCGCCCGCGCCGGAAGCCCCGTCTATGACGATGGCACTCGACAAATACATCGCGAAAGTCAACAAAGAAAAATAG
- the pckA gene encoding phosphoenolpyruvate carboxykinase (ATP), whose protein sequence is MDTNALFTKSISLESLGITDASVRYQLSPDELHAITIASGEGVESSTGALAINTGEFTGRSPKDRFIVKDAITEQDVWWGDVNIPFSPEAFDRLYEKVTKYLSGKEVFVRESYVCADPAYRMNVRVVTETAWSNLFCYNMFLRPGESELDGFTPEWHVVCAPGFQADPAVDGTRQPNFAILNFTRKIALVGGTGYTGEMKKGIFSALNFILPTQKNTLPMHCSANVGDEQDTALFFGLSGTGKTTLSADPGRKLIGDDEHGWTPANTVFNFEGGCYAKVVNLTEENEPDIFRAIKKGALLENVIFKDGTSEVDYTDVSITPNTRVSYPIFHIDNVQPGSVGKDVRNIFFLTADSFGILPPISKLTPGQAAYHFISGYTAKVAGTEAGVNEPQPNFSACFGAPFMPLHPTRYAEMLSEKMKANGVKVWLINTGWTGGPYGTGNRMKLKYTRAMITAALKGELDHVIYAKHKVFGVAVPQSCPEVPADVLNPRNTWTDKYLYDVKAVELATRFRQNFAKFEAFANEEILAGGPTA, encoded by the coding sequence ATGGATACAAACGCCCTGTTTACGAAATCGATTTCGCTGGAAAGCCTTGGAATTACTGATGCCAGCGTCCGTTACCAGTTATCGCCGGATGAGCTACATGCCATCACGATTGCGTCGGGCGAGGGAGTCGAGTCGTCGACGGGTGCACTCGCCATCAATACCGGAGAGTTTACCGGACGTTCACCTAAAGACCGTTTCATCGTAAAAGATGCGATTACGGAGCAGGATGTATGGTGGGGCGATGTGAACATTCCTTTTTCTCCGGAAGCGTTCGACCGTTTATACGAAAAAGTAACCAAGTACCTTTCGGGTAAAGAGGTGTTTGTACGTGAAAGCTATGTATGCGCGGATCCGGCCTATCGGATGAATGTGCGCGTGGTGACGGAAACCGCGTGGTCGAATCTTTTCTGCTACAACATGTTCCTGCGTCCGGGCGAAAGCGAACTGGATGGATTTACGCCGGAATGGCACGTGGTGTGTGCACCCGGTTTCCAGGCGGACCCTGCGGTCGATGGAACGCGGCAGCCGAACTTCGCCATCCTGAACTTTACCCGCAAAATTGCGTTGGTAGGGGGCACGGGGTACACTGGCGAAATGAAAAAAGGCATTTTCTCTGCCCTGAATTTTATCCTTCCTACACAAAAGAATACGTTGCCGATGCACTGTAGTGCGAACGTGGGCGACGAACAGGATACCGCCTTGTTCTTCGGACTTTCCGGAACCGGTAAAACGACGCTATCGGCTGACCCGGGTCGCAAACTGATTGGCGACGACGAACACGGTTGGACGCCTGCTAACACCGTGTTTAACTTCGAAGGAGGTTGCTACGCGAAAGTGGTCAACCTGACCGAGGAAAACGAACCGGATATCTTCCGCGCTATCAAAAAAGGAGCCCTGCTTGAGAATGTAATTTTTAAGGACGGCACAAGCGAAGTGGACTATACCGACGTATCTATCACGCCGAACACACGGGTAAGCTATCCGATTTTCCATATCGACAATGTACAACCGGGTTCGGTTGGGAAGGACGTGCGGAATATCTTTTTCCTTACTGCGGATTCTTTTGGAATCCTGCCTCCTATCTCGAAATTGACGCCGGGACAGGCCGCTTACCACTTCATTTCAGGCTATACCGCGAAAGTAGCGGGAACCGAAGCAGGCGTCAACGAACCGCAACCGAACTTTTCAGCTTGTTTCGGTGCGCCGTTCATGCCGCTGCATCCGACGCGCTATGCCGAAATGCTGAGCGAGAAAATGAAGGCCAACGGCGTGAAAGTATGGCTGATCAACACCGGTTGGACAGGCGGCCCGTATGGCACTGGTAACCGGATGAAATTGAAATACACCCGCGCGATGATCACCGCCGCCCTCAAAGGTGAACTTGACCATGTGATTTACGCGAAACACAAAGTATTTGGCGTTGCCGTACCGCAATCGTGTCCGGAAGTTCCGGCTGACGTGCTGAATCCGCGCAACACCTGGACAGACAAATATCTATATGACGTGAAAGCGGTTGAGCTTGCCACGCGTTTCCGGCAGAACTTCGCCAAGTTTGAGGCGTTCGCCAATGAGGAAATACTGGCGGGCGGCCCGACGGCATAA